In Bactrocera oleae isolate idBacOlea1 chromosome 5, idBacOlea1, whole genome shotgun sequence, a genomic segment contains:
- the LOC106620962 gene encoding cytoplasmic dynein 1 intermediate chain isoform X8, whose product MDRKAELERKKAKLAALREEKDRRRREKEMKDMEEAAGRIGGGVGIDKDQRKDLDEMLSSLGVAPVSEVLSSLSSVNSLTSDNSNTQTPDASLQANMNGVGGGKKQPLNLSVYNVQATNIPPKETLVYSKQTQTTSTGGHERDAHATDYYVLAFDAQGDDEESSLPHLEHGFTSKLPPGYLTHGLPTVKDVAPAITPLEQKKEQEEKKEIKELSEEQKQMIILTDEFQHFMLRAGRIVERALSESVDIYTDYIGAGDNEDTNDEKTHARLSLNRVFYDERWSKNRCITCMDWSTHFPELVAASYHNNEESPNEPDGVVMVWNTKYKKHTPEDIFHCQSAVMSTCFAKFNPNLILGGTYSGQIVLWDNRVQKRTPMQRTPLSAAAHTHPVYCLQVVGTQNAHNVISISSDGKLCSWSLDMLSHPQDTLELQQQRPSKSIAVTCMAFPANEINNLVMGSEDGYVYSACRHGSRTGVNEVFEKHLGPVTGISTHYNQSSPDFGHLFLTSSIDWTIKLWSMKDTKPLYSFEDNSDYVMDVAWSPIHPALFAAVDGSGRLDLWNLNQDTEVPTASVMVGGAPALNRVSWTPSGLHVTIGDDTGKLYVYDVTDHLAQPSRDEWSRFNATLNELKMNQSDDV is encoded by the exons ATGGATCGCAAAGCTGAACTAGAACGTAAAAAGGCCAAATTGGCCGCCCTACGAGAGGAGAAAGATCGCCGTAGGCGTGAAAAAGAGATGAAGGATATGGAAGAAGCGGCTGGCCGCATAGGTGGTGGTGTCGGCATTGACAAGGATCAGAGGAA agATTTGGATGAAATGCTGTCCTCTTTGGGAGTTGCGCCCGTTTCGGAAGTATTATCTTCTTTGTCATCCGTTAACTCTCTAACATCGGACAACTCTAACACCCAAACGCCGGACGCAAGTCTACAAGCAAATATGAATGGTGTCGG CGGTGGCAAAAAGCAGCCTTTGAATTTGAGTGTTTACAACGTACAAGCCACCAACATTCCACCAAAAGAAACACTGGTCTACTCGAAGCAAACACAAACTACTAGCACCGGTGGACATGAACGTGATG CTCATGCTACGGATTATTACG TGCTTGCATTTGATGCCCAAGGAGATGACGAAGAGAGTTCTCTACCACATCTGGAGCACGGTTTCACTTCGAAGTTGCCACCCGGCTATTTGACGCACGGTCTGCCAACGGTGAAAGATGTAGCACCGGCCATAACACCGCTGGAGCAAAAGAAAGAGCAGGAGGAGAAAAAGGAGA TTAAGGAACTTTCTGAGGAGCAAAAGCAGATGATCATACTTACCGATGAATTCCAACATTTCATGCTACGCGCCGGACGCATCGTTGAGCGCGCACTCTCCGAAAGTGTTGACATTTACACGGATTACATTGGCGCCGGCGACAATGAGGATACGAACGACGAAAAAACACACGCACGATTGTCATTGAATCGGGTTTTCTACGACGAACGTTGGTCGAAGAATCGTTGCATCACCTGCATGGATTGGTCAACACACTTCCCTGAATTGGTAGCCGCCTCGTATCACAACAACGAGGAGAGCCCCAACGAACCCGACGGTGTTGTTATGGTGTGGAATACAAAATACAAGAAGCATACACCTGAAGATATTTTCCACTGTCAAAGCGCTGTGATGTCAACATGTTTTGCTAAATTCAATCCCAATTTAATATTAGGCGGTACATACTCGGGTCAGATAGTGCTTTGGGATAATCGTGTGCAAAAACGCACACCCATGCAACGAACACCACTAAGCGCCGCCGCACATACACATCCAGTCTATTGTCTGCAGGTTGTTGGCACACAAAATGCTCACAATGTCATCTCTATCTCTTCGGATGGCAAGCTGTGCTCTTGGAGTTTGGATATGTTATCGCATCCACAGGACACTTTGGAGTTGCAACAGCAACGTCCGTCGAAATCGATTGCAGTCACTTGTATGGCATTTCCGGCGAATGAGATTAACAATTTGGTGATGGGCAGTGAGGATGGTTATGTGTACTCAG CTTGTCGTCATGGTTCGCGCACTGGCGTAAATGAAGTCTTCGAAAAACACCTGGGGCCGGTAACAGGAATCTCCACGCACTACAACCAATCGTCGCCTGACTTTGGACATCTCTTCCTAACTTCCTCCATCGATTGGACTATTAAACTCTGGTCTATGAAG GACACTAAACCCTTATACTCATTCGAGGATAATTCAGACTATGTCATGGATGTCGCATGGTCGCCCATTCATCCCGCACTGTTTGCTGCTGTCGATGGTAGCGGTCGTCTTGATTTATGGAATCTAAATCAAGATACTGAAGTACCCACAGCATCTGTTATGGTTGGTGGTGCGCCAGCACTTAATCGTGTATCGTGGACACCGTCTGGGCTGCATGTGACCATCGGCGATGATACAGGCAAACTGTATGTTTACGATGTCACTGACCATTTGGCGCAGCCGTCACGTGATGAATGGTCGCGTTTCAATGCGACACTCAATGAGCTCAAAATGAATCAAAGCGATGATGTTTAA
- the LOC106620962 gene encoding cytoplasmic dynein 1 intermediate chain isoform X7, producing MDRKAELERKKAKLAALREEKDRRRREKEMKDMEEAAGRIGGGVGIDKDQRKDLDEMLSSLGVAPVSEVLSSLSSVNSLTSDNSNTQTPDASLQANMNGVGGGKKQPLNLSVYNVQATNIPPKETLVYSKQTQTTSTGGHERDAHATDYYDEYNLNPGLEWEDEFTDDEESSLPHLEHGFTSKLPPGYLTHGLPTVKDVAPAITPLEQKKEQEEKKEIKELSEEQKQMIILTDEFQHFMLRAGRIVERALSESVDIYTDYIGAGDNEDTNDEKTHARLSLNRVFYDERWSKNRCITCMDWSTHFPELVAASYHNNEESPNEPDGVVMVWNTKYKKHTPEDIFHCQSAVMSTCFAKFNPNLILGGTYSGQIVLWDNRVQKRTPMQRTPLSAAAHTHPVYCLQVVGTQNAHNVISISSDGKLCSWSLDMLSHPQDTLELQQQRPSKSIAVTCMAFPANEINNLVMGSEDGYVYSACRHGSRTGVNEVFEKHLGPVTGISTHYNQSSPDFGHLFLTSSIDWTIKLWSMKDTKPLYSFEDNSDYVMDVAWSPIHPALFAAVDGSGRLDLWNLNQDTEVPTASVMVGGAPALNRVSWTPSGLHVTIGDDTGKLYVYDVTDHLAQPSRDEWSRFNATLNELKMNQSDDV from the exons ATGGATCGCAAAGCTGAACTAGAACGTAAAAAGGCCAAATTGGCCGCCCTACGAGAGGAGAAAGATCGCCGTAGGCGTGAAAAAGAGATGAAGGATATGGAAGAAGCGGCTGGCCGCATAGGTGGTGGTGTCGGCATTGACAAGGATCAGAGGAA agATTTGGATGAAATGCTGTCCTCTTTGGGAGTTGCGCCCGTTTCGGAAGTATTATCTTCTTTGTCATCCGTTAACTCTCTAACATCGGACAACTCTAACACCCAAACGCCGGACGCAAGTCTACAAGCAAATATGAATGGTGTCGG CGGTGGCAAAAAGCAGCCTTTGAATTTGAGTGTTTACAACGTACAAGCCACCAACATTCCACCAAAAGAAACACTGGTCTACTCGAAGCAAACACAAACTACTAGCACCGGTGGACATGAACGTGATG CTCATGCTACGGATTATTACG ACGAATACAATCTAAATCCGGGTTTAGAGTGGGAGGATGAATTCACAG ATGACGAAGAGAGTTCTCTACCACATCTGGAGCACGGTTTCACTTCGAAGTTGCCACCCGGCTATTTGACGCACGGTCTGCCAACGGTGAAAGATGTAGCACCGGCCATAACACCGCTGGAGCAAAAGAAAGAGCAGGAGGAGAAAAAGGAGA TTAAGGAACTTTCTGAGGAGCAAAAGCAGATGATCATACTTACCGATGAATTCCAACATTTCATGCTACGCGCCGGACGCATCGTTGAGCGCGCACTCTCCGAAAGTGTTGACATTTACACGGATTACATTGGCGCCGGCGACAATGAGGATACGAACGACGAAAAAACACACGCACGATTGTCATTGAATCGGGTTTTCTACGACGAACGTTGGTCGAAGAATCGTTGCATCACCTGCATGGATTGGTCAACACACTTCCCTGAATTGGTAGCCGCCTCGTATCACAACAACGAGGAGAGCCCCAACGAACCCGACGGTGTTGTTATGGTGTGGAATACAAAATACAAGAAGCATACACCTGAAGATATTTTCCACTGTCAAAGCGCTGTGATGTCAACATGTTTTGCTAAATTCAATCCCAATTTAATATTAGGCGGTACATACTCGGGTCAGATAGTGCTTTGGGATAATCGTGTGCAAAAACGCACACCCATGCAACGAACACCACTAAGCGCCGCCGCACATACACATCCAGTCTATTGTCTGCAGGTTGTTGGCACACAAAATGCTCACAATGTCATCTCTATCTCTTCGGATGGCAAGCTGTGCTCTTGGAGTTTGGATATGTTATCGCATCCACAGGACACTTTGGAGTTGCAACAGCAACGTCCGTCGAAATCGATTGCAGTCACTTGTATGGCATTTCCGGCGAATGAGATTAACAATTTGGTGATGGGCAGTGAGGATGGTTATGTGTACTCAG CTTGTCGTCATGGTTCGCGCACTGGCGTAAATGAAGTCTTCGAAAAACACCTGGGGCCGGTAACAGGAATCTCCACGCACTACAACCAATCGTCGCCTGACTTTGGACATCTCTTCCTAACTTCCTCCATCGATTGGACTATTAAACTCTGGTCTATGAAG GACACTAAACCCTTATACTCATTCGAGGATAATTCAGACTATGTCATGGATGTCGCATGGTCGCCCATTCATCCCGCACTGTTTGCTGCTGTCGATGGTAGCGGTCGTCTTGATTTATGGAATCTAAATCAAGATACTGAAGTACCCACAGCATCTGTTATGGTTGGTGGTGCGCCAGCACTTAATCGTGTATCGTGGACACCGTCTGGGCTGCATGTGACCATCGGCGATGATACAGGCAAACTGTATGTTTACGATGTCACTGACCATTTGGCGCAGCCGTCACGTGATGAATGGTCGCGTTTCAATGCGACACTCAATGAGCTCAAAATGAATCAAAGCGATGATGTTTAA
- the LOC106620962 gene encoding cytoplasmic dynein 1 intermediate chain isoform X6: MDRKAELERKKAKLAALREEKDRRRREKEMKDMEEAAGRIGGGVGIDKDQRKDLDEMLSSLGVAPVSEVLSSLSSVNSLTSDNSNTQTPDASLQANMNGVGGGKKQPLNLSVYNVQATNIPPKETLVYSKQTQTTSTGGHERDAHATDYYDEYNLNPGLEWEDEFTGDDEESSLPHLEHGFTSKLPPGYLTHGLPTVKDVAPAITPLEQKKEQEEKKEIKELSEEQKQMIILTDEFQHFMLRAGRIVERALSESVDIYTDYIGAGDNEDTNDEKTHARLSLNRVFYDERWSKNRCITCMDWSTHFPELVAASYHNNEESPNEPDGVVMVWNTKYKKHTPEDIFHCQSAVMSTCFAKFNPNLILGGTYSGQIVLWDNRVQKRTPMQRTPLSAAAHTHPVYCLQVVGTQNAHNVISISSDGKLCSWSLDMLSHPQDTLELQQQRPSKSIAVTCMAFPANEINNLVMGSEDGYVYSACRHGSRTGVNEVFEKHLGPVTGISTHYNQSSPDFGHLFLTSSIDWTIKLWSMKDTKPLYSFEDNSDYVMDVAWSPIHPALFAAVDGSGRLDLWNLNQDTEVPTASVMVGGAPALNRVSWTPSGLHVTIGDDTGKLYVYDVTDHLAQPSRDEWSRFNATLNELKMNQSDDV; the protein is encoded by the exons ATGGATCGCAAAGCTGAACTAGAACGTAAAAAGGCCAAATTGGCCGCCCTACGAGAGGAGAAAGATCGCCGTAGGCGTGAAAAAGAGATGAAGGATATGGAAGAAGCGGCTGGCCGCATAGGTGGTGGTGTCGGCATTGACAAGGATCAGAGGAA agATTTGGATGAAATGCTGTCCTCTTTGGGAGTTGCGCCCGTTTCGGAAGTATTATCTTCTTTGTCATCCGTTAACTCTCTAACATCGGACAACTCTAACACCCAAACGCCGGACGCAAGTCTACAAGCAAATATGAATGGTGTCGG CGGTGGCAAAAAGCAGCCTTTGAATTTGAGTGTTTACAACGTACAAGCCACCAACATTCCACCAAAAGAAACACTGGTCTACTCGAAGCAAACACAAACTACTAGCACCGGTGGACATGAACGTGATG CTCATGCTACGGATTATTACG ACGAATACAATCTAAATCCGGGTTTAGAGTGGGAGGATGAATTCACAG GAGATGACGAAGAGAGTTCTCTACCACATCTGGAGCACGGTTTCACTTCGAAGTTGCCACCCGGCTATTTGACGCACGGTCTGCCAACGGTGAAAGATGTAGCACCGGCCATAACACCGCTGGAGCAAAAGAAAGAGCAGGAGGAGAAAAAGGAGA TTAAGGAACTTTCTGAGGAGCAAAAGCAGATGATCATACTTACCGATGAATTCCAACATTTCATGCTACGCGCCGGACGCATCGTTGAGCGCGCACTCTCCGAAAGTGTTGACATTTACACGGATTACATTGGCGCCGGCGACAATGAGGATACGAACGACGAAAAAACACACGCACGATTGTCATTGAATCGGGTTTTCTACGACGAACGTTGGTCGAAGAATCGTTGCATCACCTGCATGGATTGGTCAACACACTTCCCTGAATTGGTAGCCGCCTCGTATCACAACAACGAGGAGAGCCCCAACGAACCCGACGGTGTTGTTATGGTGTGGAATACAAAATACAAGAAGCATACACCTGAAGATATTTTCCACTGTCAAAGCGCTGTGATGTCAACATGTTTTGCTAAATTCAATCCCAATTTAATATTAGGCGGTACATACTCGGGTCAGATAGTGCTTTGGGATAATCGTGTGCAAAAACGCACACCCATGCAACGAACACCACTAAGCGCCGCCGCACATACACATCCAGTCTATTGTCTGCAGGTTGTTGGCACACAAAATGCTCACAATGTCATCTCTATCTCTTCGGATGGCAAGCTGTGCTCTTGGAGTTTGGATATGTTATCGCATCCACAGGACACTTTGGAGTTGCAACAGCAACGTCCGTCGAAATCGATTGCAGTCACTTGTATGGCATTTCCGGCGAATGAGATTAACAATTTGGTGATGGGCAGTGAGGATGGTTATGTGTACTCAG CTTGTCGTCATGGTTCGCGCACTGGCGTAAATGAAGTCTTCGAAAAACACCTGGGGCCGGTAACAGGAATCTCCACGCACTACAACCAATCGTCGCCTGACTTTGGACATCTCTTCCTAACTTCCTCCATCGATTGGACTATTAAACTCTGGTCTATGAAG GACACTAAACCCTTATACTCATTCGAGGATAATTCAGACTATGTCATGGATGTCGCATGGTCGCCCATTCATCCCGCACTGTTTGCTGCTGTCGATGGTAGCGGTCGTCTTGATTTATGGAATCTAAATCAAGATACTGAAGTACCCACAGCATCTGTTATGGTTGGTGGTGCGCCAGCACTTAATCGTGTATCGTGGACACCGTCTGGGCTGCATGTGACCATCGGCGATGATACAGGCAAACTGTATGTTTACGATGTCACTGACCATTTGGCGCAGCCGTCACGTGATGAATGGTCGCGTTTCAATGCGACACTCAATGAGCTCAAAATGAATCAAAGCGATGATGTTTAA
- the LOC106620962 gene encoding cytoplasmic dynein 1 intermediate chain isoform X5, with product MDRKAELERKKAKLAALREEKDRRRREKEMKDMEEAAGRIGGGVGIDKDQRKDLDEMLSSLGVAPVSEVLSSLSSVNSLTSDNSNTQTPDASLQANMNGVGGGKKQPLNLSVYNVQATNIPPKETLVYSKQTQTTSTGGHERDGYMEDWWRPRKAHATDYYDEYNLNPGLEWEDEFTDDEESSLPHLEHGFTSKLPPGYLTHGLPTVKDVAPAITPLEQKKEQEEKKEIKELSEEQKQMIILTDEFQHFMLRAGRIVERALSESVDIYTDYIGAGDNEDTNDEKTHARLSLNRVFYDERWSKNRCITCMDWSTHFPELVAASYHNNEESPNEPDGVVMVWNTKYKKHTPEDIFHCQSAVMSTCFAKFNPNLILGGTYSGQIVLWDNRVQKRTPMQRTPLSAAAHTHPVYCLQVVGTQNAHNVISISSDGKLCSWSLDMLSHPQDTLELQQQRPSKSIAVTCMAFPANEINNLVMGSEDGYVYSACRHGSRTGVNEVFEKHLGPVTGISTHYNQSSPDFGHLFLTSSIDWTIKLWSMKDTKPLYSFEDNSDYVMDVAWSPIHPALFAAVDGSGRLDLWNLNQDTEVPTASVMVGGAPALNRVSWTPSGLHVTIGDDTGKLYVYDVTDHLAQPSRDEWSRFNATLNELKMNQSDDV from the exons ATGGATCGCAAAGCTGAACTAGAACGTAAAAAGGCCAAATTGGCCGCCCTACGAGAGGAGAAAGATCGCCGTAGGCGTGAAAAAGAGATGAAGGATATGGAAGAAGCGGCTGGCCGCATAGGTGGTGGTGTCGGCATTGACAAGGATCAGAGGAA agATTTGGATGAAATGCTGTCCTCTTTGGGAGTTGCGCCCGTTTCGGAAGTATTATCTTCTTTGTCATCCGTTAACTCTCTAACATCGGACAACTCTAACACCCAAACGCCGGACGCAAGTCTACAAGCAAATATGAATGGTGTCGG CGGTGGCAAAAAGCAGCCTTTGAATTTGAGTGTTTACAACGTACAAGCCACCAACATTCCACCAAAAGAAACACTGGTCTACTCGAAGCAAACACAAACTACTAGCACCGGTGGACATGAACGTGATG GATACATGGAGGATTGGTGGAGACCACGCAAAG CTCATGCTACGGATTATTACG ACGAATACAATCTAAATCCGGGTTTAGAGTGGGAGGATGAATTCACAG ATGACGAAGAGAGTTCTCTACCACATCTGGAGCACGGTTTCACTTCGAAGTTGCCACCCGGCTATTTGACGCACGGTCTGCCAACGGTGAAAGATGTAGCACCGGCCATAACACCGCTGGAGCAAAAGAAAGAGCAGGAGGAGAAAAAGGAGA TTAAGGAACTTTCTGAGGAGCAAAAGCAGATGATCATACTTACCGATGAATTCCAACATTTCATGCTACGCGCCGGACGCATCGTTGAGCGCGCACTCTCCGAAAGTGTTGACATTTACACGGATTACATTGGCGCCGGCGACAATGAGGATACGAACGACGAAAAAACACACGCACGATTGTCATTGAATCGGGTTTTCTACGACGAACGTTGGTCGAAGAATCGTTGCATCACCTGCATGGATTGGTCAACACACTTCCCTGAATTGGTAGCCGCCTCGTATCACAACAACGAGGAGAGCCCCAACGAACCCGACGGTGTTGTTATGGTGTGGAATACAAAATACAAGAAGCATACACCTGAAGATATTTTCCACTGTCAAAGCGCTGTGATGTCAACATGTTTTGCTAAATTCAATCCCAATTTAATATTAGGCGGTACATACTCGGGTCAGATAGTGCTTTGGGATAATCGTGTGCAAAAACGCACACCCATGCAACGAACACCACTAAGCGCCGCCGCACATACACATCCAGTCTATTGTCTGCAGGTTGTTGGCACACAAAATGCTCACAATGTCATCTCTATCTCTTCGGATGGCAAGCTGTGCTCTTGGAGTTTGGATATGTTATCGCATCCACAGGACACTTTGGAGTTGCAACAGCAACGTCCGTCGAAATCGATTGCAGTCACTTGTATGGCATTTCCGGCGAATGAGATTAACAATTTGGTGATGGGCAGTGAGGATGGTTATGTGTACTCAG CTTGTCGTCATGGTTCGCGCACTGGCGTAAATGAAGTCTTCGAAAAACACCTGGGGCCGGTAACAGGAATCTCCACGCACTACAACCAATCGTCGCCTGACTTTGGACATCTCTTCCTAACTTCCTCCATCGATTGGACTATTAAACTCTGGTCTATGAAG GACACTAAACCCTTATACTCATTCGAGGATAATTCAGACTATGTCATGGATGTCGCATGGTCGCCCATTCATCCCGCACTGTTTGCTGCTGTCGATGGTAGCGGTCGTCTTGATTTATGGAATCTAAATCAAGATACTGAAGTACCCACAGCATCTGTTATGGTTGGTGGTGCGCCAGCACTTAATCGTGTATCGTGGACACCGTCTGGGCTGCATGTGACCATCGGCGATGATACAGGCAAACTGTATGTTTACGATGTCACTGACCATTTGGCGCAGCCGTCACGTGATGAATGGTCGCGTTTCAATGCGACACTCAATGAGCTCAAAATGAATCAAAGCGATGATGTTTAA
- the LOC106620962 gene encoding cytoplasmic dynein 1 intermediate chain isoform X4: protein MDRKAELERKKAKLAALREEKDRRRREKEMKDMEEAAGRIGGGVGIDKDQRKDLDEMLSSLGVAPVSEVLSSLSSVNSLTSDNSNTQTPDASLQANMNGVGGGKKQPLNLSVYNVQATNIPPKETLVYSKQTQTTSTGGHERDGYMEDWWRPRKAHATDYYDEYNLNPGLEWEDEFTGDDEESSLPHLEHGFTSKLPPGYLTHGLPTVKDVAPAITPLEQKKEQEEKKEIKELSEEQKQMIILTDEFQHFMLRAGRIVERALSESVDIYTDYIGAGDNEDTNDEKTHARLSLNRVFYDERWSKNRCITCMDWSTHFPELVAASYHNNEESPNEPDGVVMVWNTKYKKHTPEDIFHCQSAVMSTCFAKFNPNLILGGTYSGQIVLWDNRVQKRTPMQRTPLSAAAHTHPVYCLQVVGTQNAHNVISISSDGKLCSWSLDMLSHPQDTLELQQQRPSKSIAVTCMAFPANEINNLVMGSEDGYVYSACRHGSRTGVNEVFEKHLGPVTGISTHYNQSSPDFGHLFLTSSIDWTIKLWSMKDTKPLYSFEDNSDYVMDVAWSPIHPALFAAVDGSGRLDLWNLNQDTEVPTASVMVGGAPALNRVSWTPSGLHVTIGDDTGKLYVYDVTDHLAQPSRDEWSRFNATLNELKMNQSDDV, encoded by the exons ATGGATCGCAAAGCTGAACTAGAACGTAAAAAGGCCAAATTGGCCGCCCTACGAGAGGAGAAAGATCGCCGTAGGCGTGAAAAAGAGATGAAGGATATGGAAGAAGCGGCTGGCCGCATAGGTGGTGGTGTCGGCATTGACAAGGATCAGAGGAA agATTTGGATGAAATGCTGTCCTCTTTGGGAGTTGCGCCCGTTTCGGAAGTATTATCTTCTTTGTCATCCGTTAACTCTCTAACATCGGACAACTCTAACACCCAAACGCCGGACGCAAGTCTACAAGCAAATATGAATGGTGTCGG CGGTGGCAAAAAGCAGCCTTTGAATTTGAGTGTTTACAACGTACAAGCCACCAACATTCCACCAAAAGAAACACTGGTCTACTCGAAGCAAACACAAACTACTAGCACCGGTGGACATGAACGTGATG GATACATGGAGGATTGGTGGAGACCACGCAAAG CTCATGCTACGGATTATTACG ACGAATACAATCTAAATCCGGGTTTAGAGTGGGAGGATGAATTCACAG GAGATGACGAAGAGAGTTCTCTACCACATCTGGAGCACGGTTTCACTTCGAAGTTGCCACCCGGCTATTTGACGCACGGTCTGCCAACGGTGAAAGATGTAGCACCGGCCATAACACCGCTGGAGCAAAAGAAAGAGCAGGAGGAGAAAAAGGAGA TTAAGGAACTTTCTGAGGAGCAAAAGCAGATGATCATACTTACCGATGAATTCCAACATTTCATGCTACGCGCCGGACGCATCGTTGAGCGCGCACTCTCCGAAAGTGTTGACATTTACACGGATTACATTGGCGCCGGCGACAATGAGGATACGAACGACGAAAAAACACACGCACGATTGTCATTGAATCGGGTTTTCTACGACGAACGTTGGTCGAAGAATCGTTGCATCACCTGCATGGATTGGTCAACACACTTCCCTGAATTGGTAGCCGCCTCGTATCACAACAACGAGGAGAGCCCCAACGAACCCGACGGTGTTGTTATGGTGTGGAATACAAAATACAAGAAGCATACACCTGAAGATATTTTCCACTGTCAAAGCGCTGTGATGTCAACATGTTTTGCTAAATTCAATCCCAATTTAATATTAGGCGGTACATACTCGGGTCAGATAGTGCTTTGGGATAATCGTGTGCAAAAACGCACACCCATGCAACGAACACCACTAAGCGCCGCCGCACATACACATCCAGTCTATTGTCTGCAGGTTGTTGGCACACAAAATGCTCACAATGTCATCTCTATCTCTTCGGATGGCAAGCTGTGCTCTTGGAGTTTGGATATGTTATCGCATCCACAGGACACTTTGGAGTTGCAACAGCAACGTCCGTCGAAATCGATTGCAGTCACTTGTATGGCATTTCCGGCGAATGAGATTAACAATTTGGTGATGGGCAGTGAGGATGGTTATGTGTACTCAG CTTGTCGTCATGGTTCGCGCACTGGCGTAAATGAAGTCTTCGAAAAACACCTGGGGCCGGTAACAGGAATCTCCACGCACTACAACCAATCGTCGCCTGACTTTGGACATCTCTTCCTAACTTCCTCCATCGATTGGACTATTAAACTCTGGTCTATGAAG GACACTAAACCCTTATACTCATTCGAGGATAATTCAGACTATGTCATGGATGTCGCATGGTCGCCCATTCATCCCGCACTGTTTGCTGCTGTCGATGGTAGCGGTCGTCTTGATTTATGGAATCTAAATCAAGATACTGAAGTACCCACAGCATCTGTTATGGTTGGTGGTGCGCCAGCACTTAATCGTGTATCGTGGACACCGTCTGGGCTGCATGTGACCATCGGCGATGATACAGGCAAACTGTATGTTTACGATGTCACTGACCATTTGGCGCAGCCGTCACGTGATGAATGGTCGCGTTTCAATGCGACACTCAATGAGCTCAAAATGAATCAAAGCGATGATGTTTAA